The Archangium primigenium genomic interval GGATCCGCCGGATCCGAGCTGAAGAGGGGATCCCACGGCTCCTGGAGATCCGTGTGCGAGGTGAGGAACGACAGCTCGCGCCACATGCGCGCCTCGAACTCCTCCTCGCTCAGCGAGGGCTCCGGCGCGAACACCGCCCAGAAGCTCAGGTAGAGCGACTGGGATTGCCGCTGCTGCTCGCGGAAGAAGAGCAGATCCTGCGCCAGCGCCCGGTTGTGCCGTCCTTGACCCAGTGCGCCATAGAGGCCCACCAGATACTCGTGCTTCGTCATGGATTGGACCGCGGGGATGCAAGGATATGATTTGGGGTCCAACCAATCACGCATCGCGGTCTGCACGTCCTGACGGGAGGGCGTGGTGACTTCACGCGATGCGTCACCCAAGGGCTTCAATCCATCCGCGCTCGGCTGATGCAGATGCGCCGAGGCTTGAAATCGCATCATCCTAAACCGATAGCAGGTGGCCTCCGTCCATGTCCGCGCTCGTGGGGGCATGTCCGGAGCGAGTGGTGGGAACTCGACAGGTCCGCCTGGGGTTTCGCGTTGCCGGGTCGGCGTTCAGCGCGTCGCGGTGAACTTGCGGCTCATGTAGCAGGCCGGAGTGGTGCTGGACGCGCCCTCCACGGGCTTGATGGTCACCGTGTACGAGCCCGAGGCGGTCGCGGGCGCCTGGGCATTCGCGGGCCGCGTCTCGAAGCTTCCGGAGAAGCCGATCACGACCGGGTGCGCGCGCCCATCGGCGAGGAGGAACGCATCCGACTCGCGGTCGTACGACGTGTACAGGTTGAATCCCCCCTGGTCGTAGTGCCCCCGGTACTCCAGGCCCTCGGTCTGGCCGTCGAGCCGGACCCCGAGCGCGTCTCCGTCCCGGAAGAACTCGGCCCGCTGGGGAAACTTCCACTGGAACTGTTCACACTCCGCGGAGACAGGCGGCTGCTCCGGGTAGGCCAGGGTGTAGGTCCCCGCGACGGCGTCACACGCCTTGTCACAGGTGGGCAACTTGCCCTCGAACAAGCCACAACCGCCCGAGGCGCCAAAGCCGCTGCCCATGGTGACGGTGCCGAGCAGGGCGAGCAGGGTCGCGCGGAGGGGAGGAGAAAGGCGGGAGGGAGCGGACGCGGACGGGCGTGACATGGGTGGGAAAGGCTCCAGGGAAAGGCCCGGGACATTAGCGCATTGTCTCGCGAGCCCCCTTGCCTGGGGTCCCGCTTCCGGGTGGAGTGCGCCGCCGTGTCCGCCCCTCCTTCCGCTCCCGAGTCCACGCGGCTGCCCGTCCCGCTTCCGCCCCCCCGGCTCGCCGAGGTCCAGGGGGTGCGTCCCTCACCGGTGGTGGGCTGGTTCGCCAACCGGCTGATGGACGCGGTGTGCGCGCTGCCCGCGTCCACGCGGGACGGGCTCGCCCGGTTCGTGGGGGGGCTGGCGTACACCCTGGGCATCCGTCGTCGGGTGGCGCTGGAGAATCTGGCCCGGGCCTACCCGGACATGAGTGACGCCGAGCGGCACCGCATCGCCCGAGGGGCCTACATCTCCATGGCGCGGGTGGTGCTCGAGTCCATCGACCAGGCGGACCACGTGGACCCGGCGTGGGAGGAGCCGGAGGTGCGGGGCGAGGCGTGGGCGGCGCTCCAGGCGACGATCGCCCGGGGACAGGGCGCGCTGCTGGTGACGGCGCACTTCGGCAACTGGGAGCGCGCGGGAAAGATGGTGATCCGGCGCGGCATTCCCCTCAACGCCCTGGTCCGCCCCCTCAAGGGCGCGCTGAACATGCGCATCGTGGATGGCCGCGTCGCCGCGGGCGTGGGCCTCATCTACCCCAAGGGCGCCATCGCCCAGGCCCAGGAGGCCATGCGCCACGGGGAGACCGTGTTGATGCTGTTGGATCAATCGCTGCCGGCGAAATCGGCGGTGTTCGTGCCCTTCTTCGGCCAGCCAGCGTCCACGACGCCCGCCATGGCGGTGGTGGCGCGGCGGACCGGGGCGCCGGTGTTCGTGGTGATGGGCGTGCGCGACGAGAGCGGCCAGCGGTTGCGGCTGGAGATCCAGGGGCCCATCGCGCCGCCCGAGGCCGCGACGGAGCAGGAGGCCCTTGTCGCGCACACGGCGGCGGTGACGGCGGTGCTGGAGCAGTACGTGCGGCGCTACCCGGACCAGTGGCTGTGGTTGCACCGGCGCTGGAAGGTCCAGCCGCCCACCTGAGCCAACGGCCCGGGCCGTTGAGCGCCGGGGCGGGGCACCGGAAGGAGCGCGCGGCGCGTCTGGATGTTGTATTTCTTGGGAAGTGGAGACACTCCAGACCTGTGTCCTTCTCGTGGACGATGACCCCGCCAATCTGGCGACCCTGGAGGCCGTGCTGGAGCCGCTCGGCCAACGCCTGGTCTGGGCGGACTCCGGACAACAGGCGCTGCGGCGCGTGCTCGAGGAGGACTTCGCCGTCATCCTCCTGGATGTCCGCCTGGGGGACATGAGCGGCCTGGAGGTGATGGCGCTGTTGCGCGAGCGCGAGCGCAACCGGCGCACCCCCGTGCTGCTCATGACCGCCGCGGACGTGGACCACGAGGAGCTGCTGCGCGGCTATGCACACGGCGCGGTGGACTACCTGACCAAGCCCTTCATCCCCCAGGTGTTGCGCGCCAAGGTGGGCACCTTCGTGGAGCTGCGGCGTGCCCAGGAGCGGCTGCGGCTCCAGGAGGAGCACCAGCGCGCCCACGAGCGGCGCCAGTGGGACGCGGAGCACAGCAGCGTCCGGCGCCGCGAGCAGCGGCTGGAGGCGGAGCTGCACTCGCGCACGGAGGCGCTCAACTCCAGTGACGAGCGGCTGCGGCTGGCCGTGGAGGCCACGGCGCTCGGCATCTGGGACTTCGATCCCCTCACCCAGCGGCTGGGGTGGGATGCGCGCTGCAAGGAGCTGTTCGGGGTCTCGCCCGATGCCAACGTCACCTACGCGCTCTTCGACGCGCGTCTGCATCCCGAGGACCGCGCGGCCACGCACGCCGCGGTGACGCGCGCGCTCGAGCCGGACAGTCAGGGGCTCTACGACGTGGAGTACCGCGCGGTGACCGAGCCGGGACAGCCGCCCCGGTGGCTGCGCGCCACGGGACGGGCCATCTTCGAGGAGGGGCGCGCGGTGCGCTTCCTGGGCACCCTGCGCGACATCTCCGCGACCCGCAACGCCGAGCAGGAGCGCAGCCGGCTGCTGGCCGAGGCGCGGCGGCGGGCCGAGCAGCTCCGCGGACTGGCCGAGGCGTCCGTGTCCTTGCACACCACGGAGGCCCTGCCCGCCATCCTGTCGCTGCTGGCCGAGCGGGCGCGCGACATCGTGGGCGCGCACCAGTGCGTGGTCAGCCTGACCCAGGGGCCCAGCTGGACGCAGGTCGTCTCCGCCGTGTCGCTGTCGGACAAGTACGCGGCCTGGCGGGACTACACCAGCCCGTCGGATGGCTCGGGCATCTACGCCGAGGTCTGCCGCGCCAACCGACCCCTGCGCATGACCCAGGCCCAGCTGGAGGCCCACCCCGCGTGGCGGGGCTTCGGCGCCCATGCCGCCCACCATCCCCCCATGCGGGGCTGGCTCGCCGTGCCGCTCTTGAGCCGGGCGGGCGGCAACCTCGGGCTGCTCCAGTTGTCCGACAAGGTGTGGGGGGAGTTCTCCGCGGAGGACGAGGCGATCGTCGTGCAGCTCGCGCAGATCGCCAGCGTGGCCGTGGAGGATCGTCGGCTGGTCGAGCGGCTGCGCATCCAGCGCGAGAACATGTTCGCCGCGCTCATGGGCGTGCCCGAGCCCCTGGCCGTCATGCGCGGGCCGGACTTCGTCTACGAGATGGTCAACACCCGCTTCCAGCAGGCCCTGGGCGACCGGGTGCTGGTGGGGCTGCCCGCGCGCCAGGCCCTGCCGGAGCTGGAGTCGCAGTCCTTCTTCGAGCCCATCGAGCGCGCCTGGCGCGAGGGGGTGTCCATCCATCTCAAGGAGGTGGTGCTGCGCTGGCGCAACGCCTCGGAGGACACGCTCCAGGAAGGCGTCTTCAACCTCTCCTACCAGCCCCTGCGCGACTCGGAGGGGAGGGTGGAGGGCATCATCTCCGTGGCCTTCGACGTCACCGCGCAGGTGCGGGCCCGCACCGAGGTGGAGGCCCTGGCCGAGCGGCTGAGCCGCAGCGAGAAGGGCCTGAGGGCCCTGGCCAACTCCATTCCGCAGCTCGTCTGGATCGCCGAGCCGGACGGCCAGGTGCCCTGGTACAACGACCGGTGGACCGCGTACACGGGCTTCACCGCCGAGCAGATGCTCACCACGGACTGGCGGCGCATCTACATGGAGGAGGAATTGCCGTGGGTGGCGGAGTCCTGGCGCCAGGCGGTCTCCAGCGGCGAGGTCTGGGAGGAGCAGTTCCGGCTGCGCTCGGTGGACGGCACGCCGCGCTGGTTCCTCACCCGGGCGATGCCCGTGCGCGACGCCGAGGGGCGCATCGTCCAGTGGTTCGGCACCAACACGGACATCGACGACGAGCGGCGCATGCTCGAGACCCTGCGCCAGGCCGAGGAGGAGATCCGCCGGCTCAACGCGGGGCTGGAGGCCCGCGTGCGCGAGCGCACCACCCAGTTGCAGGAAGCCAATCAGGAGCTGGAGTCCTTCAGCTACTCGGTGTCCCACGACCTGCGCGCGCCCCTGCGCCACATCCTCGGGTTCGCCCAACTGCTGGAGCGGCGCGCGGGCCCCTCCCTGGACGACCAGGGCCGGGACTACCTGCGCAAGATTGCCCGGGCCGCGAGCCAGGGCGGCACCCTGGTGGATGATCTCCTCGCCTTCTCGCGCATGGGCCGCGCCGAGCCGCGCTTCACCCAGGTGGACCTGACCGCGCTCGTGAAGGAGGTGCGCCGCGACCTGGAGCCCGAGTTCAAGGGCCGCCGGATCGAGTGGAACGTGGCCCCGCTGCCCCGCCTGCACGCCGATCCCTCCCTGCTGCGCCAGGTGCTGCACAACCTCCTGGCCAACGCCGTGAAGTACACCCGGACCCGCGATCCCGCGCGCATCGAGGTGGGCACCCTCCAGACCGAGACCGAGACCGAGGTCTGGGTGCGCGACAACGGGGTGGGGTTCGAGATGAAGTACGTGGACAAGCTCTTCGGCGTCTTCCAGCGATTGCACACCTCCGAACAATTCGAGGGGACGGGCATCGGGCTGGCCAATGTCCGGCGCATCATCTCGCGTCACGGGGGGCGGACCTGGGCGGAAGGAGCCCTGGAGGGGGGCGCGACTTTTCACTTCACCCTGCCTCGGGTCTCGACCTGATAGAGAGGTGGCTTCGTGAGCGAACTCAAACGAATCCTCCTGGTGGAAGACAACGCCAACGACGTGGACCTCACCCTGGCGGCCCTGGCGGAGACGCGCCTGGCCAACGAGGTGGTGGTGGTGCGCGACGGCCAGGAAGCGCTCGACTACCTCCAGCGCCGGGGCGCCTGGGCCACCCGCCCCGTGGCCCATCCCGCCGTGGTGCTGCTCGACCTGAAGCTGCCCCGGCTGGATGGCACCCAGGTGCTCGCCCAGATCAAGGGCGATCCCGAGCTGCGCACAATCCCCATCGTGATGCTCACCTCCTCGCGCGAGGAGCGGGACCTGGCGAGCAGCTACGGGCTGGGCGTCAACGCCTACGTGGTCAAGCCGGTGGTCTTCGCCGACTTCGTGCGCGCGCTCAAGGACCTGGGACTGTTCTGGGGCGTGCTCAATCAACCGCCTCCGGGCTCCCTGCCTCCGAGCGCGGGACGATGAGCGAGTCCTCCAGCGGCCCCGCCCTGTCCCTGCTCCTGCTGGAGGACAGTGCCCTGGACGCGGAGCTCATCCTCGCGCGTTTCGAGGAGGTGGGCTGGTCGCTCCAGGCGCGGCGCGTGGAGGACCGGACCGGCTTCCTCCAGGCGCTCGAGCACGGCGGCTTCGAGCTCATCCTGTCGGACTACAACGTGCCGGGCTTCGATGGCGCGAGCGCCCTGGCCGCCGCGCGCGAGCGGTGTCCGGACACGCCCTTCCTGTTCGTATCGGGGGCGCTGGGCGAGGAGCGCGCCATCGAGCTGCTCAAGCAGGGCGCCACGGACTACGTGCTCAAGGAGCGTCTGGAGCGACTGGTGCCGTGTGTGACCCGGGCCCTGCGCGAGGCGGAGGGCGAGCGGTGGCGCAAGCGCGCCGAGGAGGCCCTGCGCGCCTCGGAGGAGCGCTACGTGCTGGCCAGCCGCGCCACCTTCGACGCCATCTGGGACTGGAATCCCCGGGACGACACCCTGCACTGGGACGACACGCTCGAGCAGGTGGTGGGCTACCGGCCCGAGGAGCTCGGACCCTCCGTGGAGGACTGGGCGCGGCTGCTCCACCCCGAGGAGCGGGAGCGGGTGCTCGGCGGCCTCCGGGACGCCGTGGCCTCGCGCGAGGAGCGCTGGGCCGAGGAGTACCGCATCCTGCACAAGGACGGTGCCTGGCGGGACGTGGCGGACCGCGGCTACATCGTCCGGGACGCGAGCGGCCAGGCGCTGCGCATGGTGGGCGCCATGCAGGACATCTCCGAGCGCAAGCGCGCCGAGCGCGAGCGACAGCGCCTGTTGCAGGAGGCCCGGGGCCGGGCCGAGTTCGAACAGCAGCTCATGGGCATCGTGAGCCACGATTTGCGCAACCCCCTGAGCGCCATCCTCATGGCGGCCGCGCTGGTGCTGCGGCGCGAGGACGCCTCGCCGTGGCTCACCAAGACGGTCTCGCGCATCGTGTCCTCGGCGGAGCGGGCCCAGCGGATGATCCGCGACCTGCTCGACTTCACCCAGGCGCGCATGGGCTCGGGCATCCCCCTGCAGCCCGCGACGCTCAACCTGCACGAGCTGGCGCACCAGGTGGTGGAGGAGGCGCGCACGGCCCATCCCGAGCGCGAGCTGTCCTTCGTCCACCAGGGGGACGGCGCGGGGGTCTGGGACTCGGACCGCATCGCCCAGGTGCTCTCCAACATCCTCGGCAATGCCCTGCGCTACGGCCGTGAGGGCTCGCCCGTGCGCATCGAGAGCGAGGGCCAGGGCGAACACGTACTGCTGCGGGTCCACAACCAGGGCACGCCCATTCCCCCGGAGCTGCTGCCCCGGCTCTTCGAGCCGCTCACGCGCGGCGGCACCCGGCTCTCCCCCTCCGACCGCAGCATCGGCCTGGGCCTGTTCATCGTCCGGCAGATCGTCCTGGCCCACCGGGGCACGGTGGAGGTGCGCTCCTCCGCGGCCGAGGGCACCACGTTCACCGTGCGCCTGCCGCGCGTGCCTCCCGCCTCCGCCGCCCAGGCCTCCGTGCTATCCCCCGAGGGGTCATGAAGCGCATCGCGCTGTTGGGGCCGGGGACGTTCTCCGAGGAGTCCGCGCGCCATTTCCTCGGGGCGGTGCCGTACGTGCTCCAGCCCTGCAAGCTCATCGCCGAGGTGTTCCAGGCGGTCGTCGCGGGCCACGCGGACCTGGGCGTCATCCCCATCGAGAACACGCTGGAGGGCTCGGTCAGCCAGCACCTGGACTGGCTGGTGCATGACGTGGCGCTGCCCATCCAGGCCGAGTGGGTGTACCCCATCACCATGAACCTGATGGGTCGCGCGGGCCCCCTGGAGGCCATCCGCGAGGTGCTGTCCCACCCGGTGGCGCTCGGCCAGTGCCGCGAGTTCCTGCGCGCGCGCCTGCCCCAGGCGGAGGCCATTCCGGTGAGCTCCACGGCCGAGGGGGCGCGGCTGGTGAAACAGCGCGCGTCCGAGCCCGGGCTGGCCGCCATCGGCAGTGCCGCGTCCGCGGCGCTCCATGGCCTGGACACCCTGGCCGAGCACATCGAGGACCATCCGGACAACGCCACGCGCTTCCTGCTGGTGGGCCCCGAGCCCCTGGCGCTCGCGCGTCCGGGCCGCGCCAAGACGAGCCTCCTGGTGACGCTGCCCGCGGACTTCCCGGGCGCGCTGCACCAGGTGCTGTCCGTGTTCGCGCGCCAGCGCATCAACCTGGTGCGCATCGAGTCGCGGCCCACGCGCAAGCGCCTGGGCAACTACTTCTTCTTCATCGACGTCGATTCGCCCCTGTCCGCGCCCCCCATGCCCGAGGCCCTGTCCGAGATCGAGTCCCTCGGCTGTTCGGTGCGGGTGCTGGGGTCCTACCTCAGCCACGGAGTCTAGGCCGCCATGTCGGATGTTGTGGATCTGCAGCAGTTGCGTGTCGCCATCGAGCAGGTGGACGAGGATCTCCTCGATGCCCTGCGCCGTCGCATGGACCTGGCCGAGGACATCGCCCGCTCCAAGCTCTCCACCGCCTCGCCCATCCGCGACCAGCGGCGCGAGGATCTGCTGCTGCGCCGCATCCGGACCGCCGCCATGGCGCGCAAGCTGGATCCGCACGAAGTGGAGCGGCTCTACCGCTTCATCATGGAGATGTCCGTGGCGCGGCAGCACGCGTGGGTGACGGGGCTGGAGAGCACGCCCCTGCGCGTGGCCTACCCCGGCATGGAGGGCTCCTACAGCCACCTGATGGCCCACAAGCGCTACGCGGGCCGGCAGGGCGGGGTGTTCCTGTCCGGCTTCGACACGCCCCGCCAGGCGGTGGATGCGCTGCGCCAGGGCGAGGTGGACCTGGCGCTCCTGCCCATCGAGAACACCACCGCGGGCGCGATGTACGAGACCTACGACGCGCTCGCGGAGGAGGGCGTCACCCTCATCGCGGAGCTGGTGGACCAGGTGCAGCACCGGCTGCTGGGCCTGCCGGGCGCCACCCTGAAGACGCTGCACACCGTGCGCTCCCACCCCCAGGCCCTCATCCAGTGCGAGGCCTTCTTCCGCGAGCACCTGCCGCACGTGCGCCTGCTGCCGGACGTGGACACGGGCGGCGCGGCGCAGCGGGTGCGTGAGGCGAACGATCCGGGGATCGCCGCCATCGCGAGCGACTCCGCGGCGCAGCGCTTCGGCCTGGACGTCCTGGCGCGTGAGCTCCAGGACCGCAAGGGGGACTTCA includes:
- a CDS encoding PAS domain-containing protein, which gives rise to METLQTCVLLVDDDPANLATLEAVLEPLGQRLVWADSGQQALRRVLEEDFAVILLDVRLGDMSGLEVMALLRERERNRRTPVLLMTAADVDHEELLRGYAHGAVDYLTKPFIPQVLRAKVGTFVELRRAQERLRLQEEHQRAHERRQWDAEHSSVRRREQRLEAELHSRTEALNSSDERLRLAVEATALGIWDFDPLTQRLGWDARCKELFGVSPDANVTYALFDARLHPEDRAATHAAVTRALEPDSQGLYDVEYRAVTEPGQPPRWLRATGRAIFEEGRAVRFLGTLRDISATRNAEQERSRLLAEARRRAEQLRGLAEASVSLHTTEALPAILSLLAERARDIVGAHQCVVSLTQGPSWTQVVSAVSLSDKYAAWRDYTSPSDGSGIYAEVCRANRPLRMTQAQLEAHPAWRGFGAHAAHHPPMRGWLAVPLLSRAGGNLGLLQLSDKVWGEFSAEDEAIVVQLAQIASVAVEDRRLVERLRIQRENMFAALMGVPEPLAVMRGPDFVYEMVNTRFQQALGDRVLVGLPARQALPELESQSFFEPIERAWREGVSIHLKEVVLRWRNASEDTLQEGVFNLSYQPLRDSEGRVEGIISVAFDVTAQVRARTEVEALAERLSRSEKGLRALANSIPQLVWIAEPDGQVPWYNDRWTAYTGFTAEQMLTTDWRRIYMEEELPWVAESWRQAVSSGEVWEEQFRLRSVDGTPRWFLTRAMPVRDAEGRIVQWFGTNTDIDDERRMLETLRQAEEEIRRLNAGLEARVRERTTQLQEANQELESFSYSVSHDLRAPLRHILGFAQLLERRAGPSLDDQGRDYLRKIARAASQGGTLVDDLLAFSRMGRAEPRFTQVDLTALVKEVRRDLEPEFKGRRIEWNVAPLPRLHADPSLLRQVLHNLLANAVKYTRTRDPARIEVGTLQTETETEVWVRDNGVGFEMKYVDKLFGVFQRLHTSEQFEGTGIGLANVRRIISRHGGRTWAEGALEGGATFHFTLPRVST
- a CDS encoding lysophospholipid acyltransferase family protein, producing the protein MSAPPSAPESTRLPVPLPPPRLAEVQGVRPSPVVGWFANRLMDAVCALPASTRDGLARFVGGLAYTLGIRRRVALENLARAYPDMSDAERHRIARGAYISMARVVLESIDQADHVDPAWEEPEVRGEAWAALQATIARGQGALLVTAHFGNWERAGKMVIRRGIPLNALVRPLKGALNMRIVDGRVAAGVGLIYPKGAIAQAQEAMRHGETVLMLLDQSLPAKSAVFVPFFGQPASTTPAMAVVARRTGAPVFVVMGVRDESGQRLRLEIQGPIAPPEAATEQEALVAHTAAVTAVLEQYVRRYPDQWLWLHRRWKVQPPT
- the gntA gene encoding guanitoxin biosynthesis heme-dependent pre-guanitoxin N-hydroxylase GntA, encoding MPPRARTWTEATCYRFRMMRFQASAHLHQPSADGLKPLGDASREVTTPSRQDVQTAMRDWLDPKSYPCIPAVQSMTKHEYLVGLYGALGQGRHNRALAQDLLFFREQQRQSQSLYLSFWAVFAPEPSLSEEEFEARMWRELSFLTSHTDLQEPWDPLFSSDPADPRFCFSLGGDAFFIVGAHPRSSRLARRFPYPAVIFNLYDQFEELDRRGQYTAIVRKNRERDVKFQGSVNPMVEQYGDKWESIQFSGRQNTSEWKCPFQHGLKPPESTS
- a CDS encoding response regulator, yielding MSELKRILLVEDNANDVDLTLAALAETRLANEVVVVRDGQEALDYLQRRGAWATRPVAHPAVVLLDLKLPRLDGTQVLAQIKGDPELRTIPIVMLTSSREERDLASSYGLGVNAYVVKPVVFADFVRALKDLGLFWGVLNQPPPGSLPPSAGR
- a CDS encoding sensor histidine kinase, with product MSESSSGPALSLLLLEDSALDAELILARFEEVGWSLQARRVEDRTGFLQALEHGGFELILSDYNVPGFDGASALAAARERCPDTPFLFVSGALGEERAIELLKQGATDYVLKERLERLVPCVTRALREAEGERWRKRAEEALRASEERYVLASRATFDAIWDWNPRDDTLHWDDTLEQVVGYRPEELGPSVEDWARLLHPEERERVLGGLRDAVASREERWAEEYRILHKDGAWRDVADRGYIVRDASGQALRMVGAMQDISERKRAERERQRLLQEARGRAEFEQQLMGIVSHDLRNPLSAILMAAALVLRREDASPWLTKTVSRIVSSAERAQRMIRDLLDFTQARMGSGIPLQPATLNLHELAHQVVEEARTAHPERELSFVHQGDGAGVWDSDRIAQVLSNILGNALRYGREGSPVRIESEGQGEHVLLRVHNQGTPIPPELLPRLFEPLTRGGTRLSPSDRSIGLGLFIVRQIVLAHRGTVEVRSSAAEGTTFTVRLPRVPPASAAQASVLSPEGS
- the pheA gene encoding prephenate dehydratase — its product is MKRIALLGPGTFSEESARHFLGAVPYVLQPCKLIAEVFQAVVAGHADLGVIPIENTLEGSVSQHLDWLVHDVALPIQAEWVYPITMNLMGRAGPLEAIREVLSHPVALGQCREFLRARLPQAEAIPVSSTAEGARLVKQRASEPGLAAIGSAASAALHGLDTLAEHIEDHPDNATRFLLVGPEPLALARPGRAKTSLLVTLPADFPGALHQVLSVFARQRINLVRIESRPTRKRLGNYFFFIDVDSPLSAPPMPEALSEIESLGCSVRVLGSYLSHGV
- the pheA gene encoding prephenate dehydratase, whose translation is MSDVVDLQQLRVAIEQVDEDLLDALRRRMDLAEDIARSKLSTASPIRDQRREDLLLRRIRTAAMARKLDPHEVERLYRFIMEMSVARQHAWVTGLESTPLRVAYPGMEGSYSHLMAHKRYAGRQGGVFLSGFDTPRQAVDALRQGEVDLALLPIENTTAGAMYETYDALAEEGVTLIAELVDQVQHRLLGLPGATLKTLHTVRSHPQALIQCEAFFREHLPHVRLLPDVDTGGAAQRVREANDPGIAAIASDSAAQRFGLDVLARELQDRKGDFTRFVEVARAPTPLPADVPCKTSLVMVLENKPGTLGKALLALAERGVNLARLESRPLPGSPWAYRFFLDLEGHAASAPIEAVLRDLQPYTQSMRLLGTYPRVDLLPG